A genomic stretch from Oreochromis niloticus isolate F11D_XX linkage group LG11, O_niloticus_UMD_NMBU, whole genome shotgun sequence includes:
- the nt5c3a gene encoding cytosolic 5'-nucleotidase 3 isoform X2, whose protein sequence is MCYYLPTYYLSTEKAVKDKRVERAVAVCKRVVAASSFSWKKKRELAAAQEELHLPQHKLVTESPTRWGSCQKMVGRVLEQHKAISQVLSADKKTRHLVPSWQDLDVLDSVHVALNPLLEFTDSLSGECYVSVSYLKPMLHLFRTQILKPSEDETQLTKDLKMTVMAYLDEKYNDQITNELLDVATLVDPCFKVQYINAEHVDAIKMRAVSEMLGQIEHPSTSAGTEETEDGGAAAVLPTQKKQRKSLGSFFKKSHRTSTGLTEKETVEKELEKYLLMQTVKWTHLSGGKSTTEASQELAAWQSTTCASPQPAAPLRGYLVQGVIL, encoded by the coding sequence ATGTGCTATTATTTACCTACCTATTATTTATCCACAGAAAAAGCCGTCAAAGACAAGAGGGTGGAGCGAGCTGTGGCCGTGTGTAAGAGAGTGGTGGCCGCCTCCAGTTTCTcttggaagaaaaaaagggaattgGCTGCTGCTCAGGAGGAGCTTCACCTACCCCAGCACAAGTTAGTGACAGAGTCGCCCACCAGGTGGGGCTCATGCCAAAAAATGGTTGGGAGGGTTCTGGAGCAACATAAAGCTATCTCTCAGGTCCTCAGTGCAGATAAGAAGACCAGGCACTTGGTTCCCTCCTGGCAAGATCTAGATGTTCTGGACTCTGTGCATGTGGCCCTGAACCCACTACTGGaattcacagattcactttctGGAGAGTGTTATGTGAGTGTGTCCTACCTCAAGCCGATGCTTCACCTTTTCAGAACACAGATTCTGAAACCATCTGAGGATGAAACACAACTTACAAAAGACCTTAAGATGACAGTCATGGCATACCTTGATGAAAAGTACAATGACCAGATTACAAATGAACTGCTTGATGTTGCAACCCTGGTAGATCCGTGCTTCAAAGTACAATACATTAATGCAGAACATGTTGATGCCATCAAAATGAGAGCAGTGTCTGAGATGTTGGGGCAAATTGAGCACCCGTCCACTTCAGCAGGAACGGAGGAAACAGAAGATGGTGGAGCTGCTGCAGTACTACCAAcccaaaagaaacagagaaagtcACTGGGCAGTTTCTTTAAGAAATCCCACCGCACCAGCACAGGGCTCACTGAGAAAGAGACAGTTGAAAAGGAGCTTGAAAAGTACTTGCTGATGCAGACAGTGAAATGGACCCACTTGAGTGGTGGAAAATCAACCACAGAAGCTTCCCAAGAGTTAGCTGCCTGGCAAAGCACTACCTGTGCATCCCCGCAACCAGCAGCCCCTCTGAGAGGGTATTTAGTACAGGGGGTAATATTGTGA
- the dctn3 gene encoding dynactin subunit 3: MDKTTEMDNLEMRLRALESRIYGERKNKSGKPVKCADSLARIQAGLTNTANKRERVKILHKKIEDLLKYLDPEFTDHITVPDAMKLEFILAEEDFLLSQAALLEQVSNLQPLLDSTYIRDVPEHATKLQRLSQIHIKQQDQSEAQSQEVKKLFEEYNKMMFLLSKQFTQWDETLRKMEEAKGIRPVE; this comes from the exons ATGGATAAAACAACGGAGATGGATAACCTGGAAATGCGTCTCCGGGCGCTAGAGAGTCGTATATATGGCGAGAGAAAAAACAAGAGTGGAAAACCTGTAAAG TGTGCAGACTCATTGGCCAGGATTCAGGCCGGTCTGACCAACACGGCCAATAAGAGAGAACGAGTAAAAATTCTGCACAAGAAGA TTGAGGACCTCTTAAAGTACTTGGACCCCGAGTTCACAGACCACATCACTGTGCCTGATGCCATGAAGCTGGAGTTCATCCTTGCAG AGGAGGACTTCTTGCTTTCACAGGCTGCTTTACTGGAACAGGTCAGCAACCTGCAGCCACTGCTGGACAGCACCTACATCAGAG ATGTACCAGAGCATGCCACCAAGCTGCAGCGCTTGTCACAGATTCACATCAAACAGCAG GACCAAAGTGAGGCTCAGTCACAGGAAGTTAAGAAGCTTTTTGAAGAATACAACAAAATG ATGTTCCTGTTGTCCAAGCAGTTCACCCAGTGGGATGAGACCCTGAGAAAGATGGAAGAGGCCAAAGGAATCCGACCAGTGGAATAG